GCGAAAGCCCGGGGTCGTTTTGCGGGTATCTAAGATTTTAGTTTTAGTACCAGCCACTTTTTTAACAAAACGGCGAGTGTGGGTCGCAATCCCTGAAAGGTGACCTAAAAAGTTTAAGGCCACACGTTCTGCTTTAAGAACTTGAACCAAGTCGCCTTCGATAGTGCAGATGATTTGATTTTTTAAAATCTCATCACCTTCTTCGAAGTGCCATTTGATACGAACATTGGGTTCTAGGGCTTGCATGGATTGTTCAAAAGCTGAAGCGCCCGATAAAACGATGTCTTCCTTGGCTTTTAATTTGGCTCTGCCAATGCGCGGTTTAAGGGCTAAAGATTCAGTGGTAACATCCCCTTGGGGCATGTCTTCTTTGATGGCAGCGCGGATCAGCTCCAGCAATGTCATAACAGCAGACCTCTTTTAACAAGCAGGTCCGTATTAATTTAAACCTGCTTAAATTGATTTCTCGGTATCTTTGAGGATTTTATTGATCTCATCACGCACGATGCGTTCAGCGATCTCTGGAAGGATTTTCCAGCAAATGGATTCAATCACTTCGCGAGCTTCCTCACGAATAACCTTTTCCATCATATTGCTGTTTAAGTCACCCTTGGATTGGGCATTCTGCGCTGCTGCCTGAGGAGCTTCAGCACGTTTTGGCGCCGCCTTTTGTAGCGTTTCCATCATTTGGTCTTTAACGGACTTTTCTACTTTAGAAACAAAGGATTCAGTTGTTGGTTTAGGAGCTGTTTTAGTGGCACCTGGCTTAACAAAGCTGATCTCTTCAAAATCGCCATCCATTTCAATGTGAGCCGATGAAAGTTCGTCATCCTGAGGAATCACAAACTTCGATGCAAAGTCACCGGTTTCAGTTTCTGGAAGATTGATTTTAAACTTAGTTAAATCTTGATGAGCCCAACCACCTTCATCATGCTCTTCCGCCATTTTAGGATTGGTCAAAGGCACTGCCGAAAATTCTTCGTCAGAAACTTCTAAAGGATTGGCATCTGCATCACTTATTTCAGGAATATCAAGAAACGCTTCATCTTGGGCTTCTGGCACAGCATAAATTTCGTTACTTGCTTCCTGGTGAATAGCTTCATCAACTGGAGCTTCTTCAAAGTCGGGCATGCTTGGGAAAGTTAAAAAATTACTTACAGGATTGGATGTCGTTTTTTGAACTAAATCATTCACAATCGAGCGTAAGTGGTCGGCATCGAAAGGTTTTTCTAAACGACGGTCGGCTTTACATTCACTTGCTTTGGTTTCATCGATTTCCATGAAACCACTCCACATCAACACCACCGGGATGTGAGCTGTTTCAGCGTCATTTTTTAAATCCGCACAAACTTCATAACCTGAGCGCTTCGTTAAAAGCACATCCGCAAATACAATGTCAGGTTTAAAAGTTTTGGTCACTGACAGGACATCAAGCCCCACCGGAACTGCCTTCACTTCAACAGCGAAGTCAGACAATGCAAGTTGCATTACTTTTTTGATTGTGGAACTCTCATCTGCAAGTAAGACGCGTAAAGCCATACTAAAAGTAAAATAGGAATTTGCAACTGAGTCAAGGATAATAGACTTCATGAACCGCATCGATCGATATACATCTTGGCTATTTTGGGGCTACTTCATCGGTGGCTTGCTCGTTTTCTTGACCGTATTCACTGCGGTGGATGCGATGTCTACTATGGTAACTTACCCTGGTGTTGCTCCGTCAGCTTTAATCAAATACTACCTTTATTCATTCCCAGAGATTGTTTCAAAACTTCTTCCGGTCGCCTGTTTGTTAGGCACAATTTTGACTTTATCTAGTTTGAATAAAGCAAATGAACTCGTTGCGTTATTCGCAGCGGGCATGAGTTTAATCCGTATTTGCTTTCCGATTCTGCTGTGGGTGCTATTAATTTCAGCAATCGGTTACATGGCGACGGATCGTTTGCTTCCGCAAGCGACGAAACAAAAGAACTATATTCTGTATTATGATCTGAAAAAAGAGCCGCACCGTTTTTCAACGATCAAGACGGATAAGATTTGGTACCGCTCGAAAAACTCGATCTTTAATATTCAAACCTTGAATGCAAAAGGGGACAAAGCCCAAGGGTTAACCATGTACTTCTTTAATGAGGCATGGGACTTGGTCCAAATGATCACGGCTCGCCAAGTAAATATCGAAGGGGCCCAGTGGGTTTTAGAAGAGGGGGCGGTTACGATCTTTTCAAAAGATTCAAGCTTCCCGCTAACTAGCCAGTTTAAACGAAAAAGTATTGTGATGGCCGAAGACTCTAAGGACTTACAAAGTGCCGGGGCCACTGCCAATATGATGTCGCAAAAGGAACTGGATCACTTCATTAACAAAAATAAGGCAGCCGGTTTAGATACGGTGGCCTATGAAGTCGACTATCACGCTAAAATCAGCTTTGCTTTTGCAGGCCTTGTAATGTGTTTATTAGGTATCCCTTTTAGTGTGGGTAAGGCTCGCTCTGGGGGTACGATGCTGAATGTGGGGATCTGTTTAGCCCTAGTTTTTGCCTATTATGTATTTTATTCCTCAGGGATCACTTTAGGGCAGCACGGGACAGTACCTCCGGTGGTGGCCGCTTGGACGCCTAATATTCTCATGACGATGGTGGCCTTGGTCCTTCTCAAAAGGCTGAAACGCTGATATAATGAGGCCCTCCCGGAGGCCCTTATGATCATGAAAATCCTCACTTTCCCTGACCCAAAACTGCGTGAAGTTTCTAAGCCTGTAGAGGCATTTGGACCAGAAATCAAAAAGCTTTCAGAGGATATGATCGAAACTATGTACGATGCGAACGGCATCGGTTTAGCAGCCCCTCAAGTCGGCGAGCTTGTTCGTATGGTCGTTATCGACACTCGCCCTAAGGATGAAAAAGGTCGCCGCTACAAGTACGAAGAAATGACTGAACTTGAAGCCGCAGTTAAGCAGCCTTTGATTTTAATCAATCCTGAAATCGTTAAAGGCGAAGGTAAAACAACTTTTGATGAAGGCTGTTTGTCTATTCCTGGTTACTACGAAACGGTTCAACGTTTTAACTATATAGAAATGAAAGCTTTTGATTTGAACGGTAAAGAATTTATCGTGAAAACTGATGGCTTACTTGCGATCTGCATGCAGCACGAACTTGATCATCTTGAAGGCACATTGTTCGTAGATCATTTAAGCTTTATCAAAGGCAACAAGATCAAAAATCAGATCAAGAAATTCGGTTATCCTGTAAAAGAGGAAAAAGAAAAAGCCAAAGCCGGATCAAAAACAGCTGACGAAGAAAAGATCGAAGTGTGAGTAAGGTCCGAGTTTGTTTCCTAGGGACTCCAGAATTTGCAGTCACCTCTTTAAAAGCTCTTTTAGAAGATGCACATTTTGAAGTTGTCGGCGTGGTGACCCAACCTGATCGCCCCGCTGGCCGGAAACTTCAACTGACACCCAGTCCTGTTAAAGTTTTAGCCCAAGATCATGGGCTCAAAGTTATTTCTCCTGAATCCTTAAAAAATGATAACGCTGCTAACGAAGAAATCAAAAGCTGGGGCGCTGAAGTTGGCGTTGTTGTGGCTTTTGGTCAAATTCTTACGCAAGCTTTCTTGGATTCATTCCGTTTTGGTTGCGTGAACGTGCATGGTTCGATTTTACCGCGCTGGCGTGGTGCTGCTCCGATTCAACGTGCGATTGAAGCCGGTGATGAAGAGACAGGCGTGACTTTGCAGAAAATGGTAAAGAAACTAGATGCCGGCGACATCATTGGCATTCGCCGCGTGAAGATCACTCAAGAAATGCACGCCCTGCAGTTGCATGATGAGTTGGCCTTATTAGGAGCTGACTTATTGCGTGTGGAGTTAATGGACTATGTGCGCGGGAATTTAGCGCCAGTTCCGCAGGATGAAGCGCAAGTGACCATTGCTAAGAAAATCGATAAAACCGAGTCCTTAGTTGACTGGAATCTTTCGGCAAAAAATATTGACGGAAAAATCCGAGGCTTTGTTTACGGGCCGGGTACGTATACAATTCTTCAAGGTAAAAAATTAAAACTTCATAAAGCCGTGCCTTTGCCTGCTTCTAATAATTCAGAGCCGGGCCAAGTGCTTGAAGTGGGTGCTGATTTTGTTAGTGTTGCCACTGGTGACGGAGTTTTAAAACTTTTAGAAGTTCAGCCCGAATCCCGCAATCGCATGCTGGTGGCAGACTTTTTAAAAGGCACGGCCTTAAAAATAGGAGATAAATTCGGTGTCTAAAATGGTAGCCCCATCAATTTTGTCAGCGGACTTTGCAAATCTTGAAAAAGAAATCAAGGCTGTGGCTGCAGCGGGGGCCGATTGGATTCACGTGGATGTGATGGACGGACGATTTGTTCCTAACATCACGATCGGTATTCCAGTTGTTAAATCATTAAAAAAAGTTTCACCGATTCCTTTAGATGTTCACTTGATGATCGAAGAGCCTGAAAAATACGTTGCTGAATTTATCAAAGCGGGCAGTGATTATTTAACAATCCACGTTGAAGCGACGAAAGACCCTGCAGCGGTTTTAAAACAAATCCGCGAGCTGGGCGCAAAACCTGGAATCACTCTTCGTCCGCGCACTTCTTTGGATGAAGTTCTTCCTTTGCTGCCACTTTGTGATTTGGTTTTAGTCATGACGGTAGAGCCTGGCTTTGGTGGTCAGTCTTTTATGGACGATCAAATCCAAAAAATCTCGCGCTTACGTTCTGAAATTCAAAATAAAAAATTGAATTGTCTTATTGAAGTGGATGGCGGCATCAACGAAGAAACTGCGAAGCGCTGTCATGAGGCGGATGTTTTCGTAGCCGGTAGTTATGTCTTTGGCCGGGATTATAGCTCGGCTATCGCCTCTTTGAAGAAACCATAAATCGGTTTTCCGTTTTCTAAGTAAACAGCCCCTTTTTTGGGATCTAAGGATTCAAGACTGTTTGCCATTCTTAAGGCAACGGGTTCAGTTAAAAGCTCTGCAGCTTTTTCTAAACTGACGAAATTAAAGTCTCTGAGTTCGTAAGCTTGCAGTTTTATTTTATGTACTTGTTCTTCAGTTAATTCTTTGGCGGCAAAAAGAAATTGGATGTATTCACCCTTCACATCGCGATTAGAAATATAGTCCACTGATAAAAGATGAGTCGGTTCAATTTCAATGGAAAGTTCCTCTTTCACTTCTCGGTGCAAACCTTCAAGGGGGGATTCTTCGCCTTCAACTGTACCGCCAGGAAGAATCCATCCCGGGTTGTAGGTAGGCTGAACAATAAGTAATGATCTTCTATAAAACAACAATGCGCCGGTGCCGATTCTTTTCTTAGGCAGAGAAGAGTAAAACTCTTTATCGTCTTTGAAAGTTCGTAACATAAGCTCCTTCCGGACTAGGCTCAGGTCATGTGATTGATTGTAGTTTATTGACCAGCATCAGGAGTCTCTTCAAAATTTTAGACGAATCCATAATTTTTTGGGTTACAAAAGGAGAAGACTCTTATGAAAAAGGTCATGGCGGTATTTGCTTTGGTACTTGGCTTTACAAGTGTATCCCAAGCGGGTTTGTTACTTGAACCGTATTTATCGTATGAAATGGGCACTATGTCTGGTGCGCAAGATGGTAAAACAAGTGGTACAGGCTTAGGTGCACGTATCGGTTGGACGGCGCCTGTTATGTTCTGGGCCGCTCTTGATGGTTCGACTGGCACAGTGACTTCAAAACCAGATGTCGGTGCTGATGATGATGGTAAAAGAACATCTCTTTACGCAACAGTGGGCGTAGACTTTCCAATCCTAGTTCGTGGTTGGTTGGGATATGGTCTAATGAACGAAGTGAGCTTCGATACGGCTGGTAAAGTAAAAGGTAAAGCTACTAAAATCGGTATCGGTTTCACAGGTCTTCCATTCGTTTCTTTAAACGTAGAAATGATCAAAGAAACTTTCGACGATGCTGATGGCGCGACAATGGATCCAACTTTGGATAACAGCGCGACGGTTTTGTCTGTATCACTTCCTTTAGATTTATAATTTATAAATTTAAATTAATGAGTTTAAGAAGAGGGGCTATGAGCCCCTTTTTTTATGTCTTTGCACTATATGCTGCGCCGCACTCCATGTCTAGAAAGTACCTAATTTAGAGCCTTTGCGCTAGGATGCAACCCTCTTTCGAGGAAGGCATCGATCATGCAAATTACTGGTGAAAATATCACTCTTGAAAACCTATACGAAATTGCGACAAAACCGCACATTAAAGCTGAGCTATCAGCCATCGGCCGCGCGAATATGCAAAAATCCAGAGACTACATCGAAGGGCGTATTTCTAAAGGCGAAGTGATGTATGGCGTGAACACAGGCTTTGGTGCGTTTTCTTCTGTTCGTATCTCTGATTCTGAAATCGAGCAGCTGCAAAGAAATCTTATCCGTTCTCACTCAGTGGGTGTCGGTACTCCGTTCACTAAAACTGAAACAAGAGCAATGATGGTTTTGCGCGCTAATGCTTTGGCAAAAGGTCACAGCGGTATTCGTCCTGTTGTTGTTGATAAGATTTTAGAATTTCTAAATAACGACATCATTCCGGTTGTTCCTTCGCAAGGTTCGGTGGGTGCTTCTGGTGACTTGGCTCCGCTATCTCACTTGGCTTTAACGATTATTGGTGAAGGTGAAGCGTGGGGGCCAAATGGAACTCCCGTTCACGTGCAAG
This is a stretch of genomic DNA from Bdellovibrio reynosensis. It encodes these proteins:
- a CDS encoding response regulator, with amino-acid sequence MKSIILDSVANSYFTFSMALRVLLADESSTIKKVMQLALSDFAVEVKAVPVGLDVLSVTKTFKPDIVFADVLLTKRSGYEVCADLKNDAETAHIPVVLMWSGFMEIDETKASECKADRRLEKPFDADHLRSIVNDLVQKTTSNPVSNFLTFPSMPDFEEAPVDEAIHQEASNEIYAVPEAQDEAFLDIPEISDADANPLEVSDEEFSAVPLTNPKMAEEHDEGGWAHQDLTKFKINLPETETGDFASKFVIPQDDELSSAHIEMDGDFEEISFVKPGATKTAPKPTTESFVSKVEKSVKDQMMETLQKAAPKRAEAPQAAAQNAQSKGDLNSNMMEKVIREEAREVIESICWKILPEIAERIVRDEINKILKDTEKSI
- the lptG gene encoding LPS export ABC transporter permease LptG, with the translated sequence MNRIDRYTSWLFWGYFIGGLLVFLTVFTAVDAMSTMVTYPGVAPSALIKYYLYSFPEIVSKLLPVACLLGTILTLSSLNKANELVALFAAGMSLIRICFPILLWVLLISAIGYMATDRLLPQATKQKNYILYYDLKKEPHRFSTIKTDKIWYRSKNSIFNIQTLNAKGDKAQGLTMYFFNEAWDLVQMITARQVNIEGAQWVLEEGAVTIFSKDSSFPLTSQFKRKSIVMAEDSKDLQSAGATANMMSQKELDHFINKNKAAGLDTVAYEVDYHAKISFAFAGLVMCLLGIPFSVGKARSGGTMLNVGICLALVFAYYVFYSSGITLGQHGTVPPVVAAWTPNILMTMVALVLLKRLKR
- the def gene encoding peptide deformylase — its product is MIMKILTFPDPKLREVSKPVEAFGPEIKKLSEDMIETMYDANGIGLAAPQVGELVRMVVIDTRPKDEKGRRYKYEEMTELEAAVKQPLILINPEIVKGEGKTTFDEGCLSIPGYYETVQRFNYIEMKAFDLNGKEFIVKTDGLLAICMQHELDHLEGTLFVDHLSFIKGNKIKNQIKKFGYPVKEEKEKAKAGSKTADEEKIEV
- the fmt gene encoding methionyl-tRNA formyltransferase, producing MSKVRVCFLGTPEFAVTSLKALLEDAHFEVVGVVTQPDRPAGRKLQLTPSPVKVLAQDHGLKVISPESLKNDNAANEEIKSWGAEVGVVVAFGQILTQAFLDSFRFGCVNVHGSILPRWRGAAPIQRAIEAGDEETGVTLQKMVKKLDAGDIIGIRRVKITQEMHALQLHDELALLGADLLRVELMDYVRGNLAPVPQDEAQVTIAKKIDKTESLVDWNLSAKNIDGKIRGFVYGPGTYTILQGKKLKLHKAVPLPASNNSEPGQVLEVGADFVSVATGDGVLKLLEVQPESRNRMLVADFLKGTALKIGDKFGV
- the rpe gene encoding ribulose-phosphate 3-epimerase, coding for MVAPSILSADFANLEKEIKAVAAAGADWIHVDVMDGRFVPNITIGIPVVKSLKKVSPIPLDVHLMIEEPEKYVAEFIKAGSDYLTIHVEATKDPAAVLKQIRELGAKPGITLRPRTSLDEVLPLLPLCDLVLVMTVEPGFGGQSFMDDQIQKISRLRSEIQNKKLNCLIEVDGGINEETAKRCHEADVFVAGSYVFGRDYSSAIASLKKP
- a CDS encoding NUDIX domain-containing protein, which produces MLRTFKDDKEFYSSLPKKRIGTGALLFYRRSLLIVQPTYNPGWILPGGTVEGEESPLEGLHREVKEELSIEIEPTHLLSVDYISNRDVKGEYIQFLFAAKELTEEQVHKIKLQAYELRDFNFVSLEKAAELLTEPVALRMANSLESLDPKKGAVYLENGKPIYGFFKEAIAEL